In Cetobacterium somerae ATCC BAA-474, a genomic segment contains:
- a CDS encoding helix-turn-helix domain-containing protein produces MEISEKIKNLRKDKGLSIKELSEKTGLSVGFISNLERNINSPSIANLQLICKVLDISLIDLLKEDRESVITLKSEDRKLLFTSNKEGTKYYNLIPDNSEINGSYVVINPKCTSENVRWSHSHDEIGIVIKGELEINLSNRKIYKLKEGDSIYIKKNTPHKYRNPGNIPAITHWFSIKK; encoded by the coding sequence GTGGAAATATCTGAAAAAATCAAAAACTTAAGAAAAGATAAAGGCTTATCTATAAAAGAACTTTCTGAAAAAACAGGTCTCTCTGTTGGGTTTATTAGCAATTTAGAAAGAAATATAAATAGTCCATCTATAGCTAACCTTCAGTTAATATGTAAAGTTTTGGATATAAGTTTAATAGATCTTTTAAAAGAGGATAGAGAGTCTGTCATAACTTTAAAATCAGAAGATAGAAAATTATTATTTACTTCAAATAAAGAAGGAACTAAATACTATAATTTAATTCCTGATAATTCTGAAATTAATGGTAGTTATGTTGTAATTAATCCTAAATGTACATCCGAAAATGTAAGATGGAGTCATTCTCACGATGAAATTGGAATAGTTATCAAAGGAGAATTAGAGATAAACCTTTCTAATAGAAAAATTTATAAATTAAAAGAAGGGGATTCAATTTATATAAAGAAAAATACACCTCATAAATATAGGAATCCTGGGAATATTCCTGCAATTACTCATTGGTTCTCTATAAAAAAGTAA